From Burkholderia sp. WP9, a single genomic window includes:
- a CDS encoding bifunctional diguanylate cyclase/phosphodiesterase, translated as MTHPATNSRMQALAGDSISCLPREEAARPMRCGASTVQPEPVHHAGYALVLDSLTRLHNRVYVAECLQHLLKSPRAARIAVLFVNLDGFSKINDHGGYDVGDYVLRDIAGRLKGVIGERGLLGRIGGDGFLIVVDDRGNPLTICAYARRIFELFTAPIEVGDSEYYVGVSIGISRSCGEARDAAALIRDAGLAMSHAKQHGRNRAQYFTADMQCELQRRFRIEALLRGARAAGELKLVYQPIVDSASGETVGAEALLRWTHSELGEVAPAEFIPVAEEAGLMESIGDWVLEQACAQAGQWRWSLAPQLAVSVNISPLQVNERFVRHVAACLERNGLDPSALQLEITEGMLLPNDPVVSAATAALANLGVKLAIDDFGTGYASLSYLKRFALHNLKIDRSFVAGLPHDRDSVAIVLALVTMAHACGMTTTAEGVETHEQATALFEMGCDMLQGYFFSRPVSAAQFGGALSAADLGNKWCAVR; from the coding sequence ATGACTCACCCGGCGACCAACAGCCGCATGCAAGCGCTTGCAGGCGATTCAATCTCCTGTTTGCCTCGAGAAGAAGCCGCACGCCCAATGCGCTGCGGCGCGAGTACTGTTCAGCCGGAGCCTGTTCATCACGCCGGCTATGCGTTGGTACTGGACTCGCTCACCCGTTTGCACAATCGCGTCTACGTTGCTGAGTGCCTTCAGCATTTACTAAAATCGCCGCGCGCGGCACGCATTGCCGTGCTGTTCGTCAATCTCGATGGCTTCAGCAAGATCAACGATCATGGCGGTTACGATGTCGGCGACTACGTGTTGCGTGACATCGCGGGCCGGCTCAAGGGAGTGATCGGTGAACGTGGTCTGTTGGGGCGTATCGGTGGCGACGGGTTTCTCATCGTCGTCGACGACCGCGGCAACCCGCTGACGATCTGCGCCTACGCGCGCCGGATCTTCGAGCTGTTCACCGCACCGATCGAGGTGGGCGACAGTGAATATTACGTGGGCGTGTCGATCGGCATTTCCCGCTCCTGCGGTGAAGCACGCGACGCAGCCGCACTGATTCGCGACGCCGGTCTCGCGATGAGCCACGCGAAGCAGCACGGCCGGAACCGTGCGCAATACTTCACGGCTGACATGCAATGCGAGCTGCAACGCCGCTTCAGGATCGAAGCGTTGTTACGCGGCGCACGGGCGGCCGGTGAACTCAAGCTCGTTTATCAACCGATCGTCGACAGTGCCTCGGGCGAGACGGTCGGCGCGGAAGCTTTGCTGCGCTGGACCCATAGCGAGTTGGGCGAGGTCGCTCCCGCCGAGTTCATTCCGGTTGCCGAAGAAGCCGGTCTGATGGAGAGCATCGGAGACTGGGTGCTGGAACAGGCTTGCGCGCAGGCCGGGCAATGGCGCTGGAGCCTTGCGCCGCAACTCGCTGTCTCCGTCAACATTTCGCCGCTCCAGGTCAACGAACGCTTCGTGCGGCACGTTGCCGCGTGTCTCGAGCGCAATGGGCTCGATCCATCGGCGCTGCAACTGGAGATAACGGAAGGCATGTTGTTGCCGAATGACCCGGTGGTGTCGGCGGCCACGGCGGCGCTAGCGAATCTCGGCGTCAAGCTCGCCATCGACGACTTCGGTACGGGCTATGCGTCGCTCTCCTATCTGAAGCGCTTTGCGTTGCACAATCTGAAGATCGATCGCTCGTTCGTCGCGGGCCTGCCGCACGATCGCGATTCGGTCGCGATCGTGCTTGCGCTCGTGACGATGGCGCACGCATGCGGCATGACGACAACAGCCGAGGGCGTGGAAACACACGAGCAGGCGACGGCTCTGTTTGAGATGGGTTGCGACATGCTGCAGGGTTACTTCTTCAGTCGTCCTGTAAGCGCGGCGCAATTCGGCGGCGCGTTGTCCGCCGCCGATCTCGGCAATAAATGGTGCGCCGTGCGGTAG
- a CDS encoding monocarboxylate uptake permease MctP, translated as MSEVNPVNPVAMTVFIAFFVLVTVIGFFAARWKRGDLTQLHEWGLGGRQFGTVISWFLVGGDFYTAYTVIAVPALVYSVGAYGFFALPYTIIVYPFVFAVMPKLWKIAHAKNHITAADYVQGEYGGKWFPAAVALTGIVATMPYIALQLVGMQVVIKGLGVTGEMPLIVAFVILALYTYASGLRAPAMIAFVKDIMIYIVVIAAVWLIPAKLGGYAHVFDAADTYFKAKGGATGIILKPTQFTAYASLALGSALAAFMYPHTMTAVLSSSSANTVRKNAIFLPAYTLLLGLIALLGYMAIAAGVHVKSASDMVPALFNTLFPSWFVGFAAAAIAISALVPAAIMSIGAANLFTRNLWRPLVSPNISPEGEASTAKIVSLVVKFGALLFIVFLPTQYAIDLQLLGGVWILQIFPAIVFSLYTRRLNTTGLFLGWLVGIVIGTSLAIIQGLKPVYALHLGDAVYPVYIGLIALVANIVVSFVVSVLSPRRAVAAAEA; from the coding sequence ATGAGCGAAGTGAATCCTGTGAATCCGGTTGCGATGACCGTCTTTATCGCGTTCTTTGTTCTCGTCACCGTGATCGGCTTCTTTGCCGCGCGCTGGAAACGGGGCGATCTGACCCAGTTGCACGAATGGGGCCTCGGTGGCCGCCAGTTCGGCACGGTCATTTCGTGGTTCCTCGTGGGTGGTGACTTCTATACCGCTTATACGGTGATCGCCGTGCCCGCGCTGGTCTATTCGGTGGGCGCGTATGGCTTCTTTGCGCTGCCTTACACGATCATCGTCTATCCGTTCGTGTTCGCGGTAATGCCGAAACTGTGGAAGATCGCGCATGCGAAAAACCACATCACGGCAGCGGACTACGTGCAGGGCGAATACGGCGGCAAGTGGTTCCCGGCAGCGGTCGCCTTGACCGGCATTGTCGCGACCATGCCGTATATCGCGTTGCAACTGGTGGGCATGCAGGTCGTGATCAAGGGGCTCGGCGTGACCGGCGAAATGCCGCTGATCGTCGCCTTCGTGATTCTCGCGCTCTACACTTACGCGAGCGGTCTGCGGGCGCCGGCAATGATCGCGTTCGTGAAGGACATCATGATCTACATCGTCGTGATCGCGGCGGTGTGGCTGATTCCGGCCAAGCTCGGCGGCTACGCGCATGTGTTCGACGCGGCCGATACGTATTTCAAGGCAAAGGGCGGCGCGACCGGCATCATTCTGAAGCCGACGCAATTCACCGCGTACGCGTCGCTGGCTTTGGGTTCGGCGCTGGCGGCCTTCATGTATCCGCATACCATGACGGCGGTGCTGTCGTCCTCGTCCGCGAATACGGTGCGCAAGAATGCGATCTTCCTGCCGGCGTACACGCTGCTGCTCGGTCTGATCGCGTTGCTCGGCTATATGGCGATTGCAGCCGGCGTGCATGTGAAGTCCGCTTCGGACATGGTGCCGGCGCTCTTCAACACGCTGTTCCCGTCGTGGTTCGTCGGCTTTGCGGCGGCGGCGATCGCAATCAGCGCGCTGGTGCCCGCGGCCATCATGTCGATCGGCGCGGCTAATCTGTTCACGCGCAACTTGTGGCGTCCGCTGGTTTCGCCGAATATCTCGCCTGAAGGCGAGGCTTCCACGGCGAAGATCGTTTCGCTCGTCGTGAAGTTCGGTGCGCTGCTGTTCATCGTGTTCCTGCCGACGCAGTACGCGATCGACCTGCAACTGCTGGGCGGCGTGTGGATTCTGCAGATTTTCCCGGCTATCGTGTTCTCGCTGTACACGCGTCGTTTGAATACGACGGGCCTGTTCCTCGGCTGGCTGGTCGGCATTGTGATCGGCACGAGCCTCGCGATCATTCAAGGGCTCAAGCCGGTGTATGCACTGCATCTCGGGGACGCGGTCTATCCGGTCTATATCGGCCTGATCGCGCTGGTGGCCAATATCGTCGTGAGTTTTGTCGTATCGGTTCTGTCGCCGCGCAGAGCGGTGGCTGCAGCCGAAGCCTGA
- a CDS encoding FAD-binding oxidoreductase: MKFDTVVLGAGIVGVCIAVHLQKRGRQVALVDRKLPGNETSFGNAGLIQREGVYPYAFPRGLGTLLRYARNQSPDVRYHADAILKTTPFLWRYWRNSHPSRHAAIAKSYATLIEHCVSEHRALADDAGASALLRPIGWMKVFRTEAVLEKEALVAERWHREYEVQFETLDAARLQQIEPDLDKTLVGGVRYPQSDSVSDPNALVTAYAKYFEALGGRFFIGDADTLREGWQVDTEEGTISAASAVVALGPWSDRASARLGYRLPLAVKRGYHMHYAPQGTARLHQPVLDAENGYVLAPMARGIRLTTGAEIAHLDAPKTPTQLAAVEPAARALFPLGKRLDAEPWMGRRPCTPDMMPIIGPAKKHDGLWFAFGHAHHGLTLGPITGRLVAEMMTGEATVVDPRPFSVERF, encoded by the coding sequence ATGAAATTCGATACGGTTGTGCTCGGGGCGGGCATTGTCGGCGTGTGCATTGCCGTGCATCTGCAGAAACGCGGCCGCCAGGTCGCGCTGGTGGATCGCAAGTTGCCAGGCAATGAGACGTCGTTCGGCAATGCAGGCCTGATTCAGCGCGAAGGCGTCTATCCCTATGCGTTTCCTCGTGGGCTCGGCACGTTGCTTCGCTACGCGCGCAATCAGTCACCGGACGTTCGCTACCATGCCGACGCCATCCTCAAGACCACGCCCTTCCTGTGGCGATACTGGCGCAACTCTCATCCGTCGAGGCACGCCGCCATCGCGAAGTCGTATGCGACGCTGATCGAGCATTGCGTGAGCGAGCACCGTGCGCTAGCCGACGACGCTGGCGCAAGCGCGCTACTGCGCCCGATCGGCTGGATGAAGGTTTTTCGCACCGAAGCGGTTCTCGAGAAGGAAGCGCTTGTCGCCGAACGTTGGCACAGGGAATACGAGGTCCAGTTCGAAACGCTCGACGCCGCCCGCCTGCAGCAGATCGAGCCCGATCTCGACAAGACGCTCGTGGGTGGCGTGCGCTATCCGCAATCCGATTCCGTGAGCGACCCGAACGCACTCGTCACCGCGTACGCGAAGTATTTCGAAGCGCTGGGCGGACGGTTTTTTATCGGCGATGCGGATACGCTTCGCGAAGGCTGGCAAGTCGATACGGAGGAAGGCACGATCTCGGCAGCGTCCGCTGTCGTGGCGTTGGGGCCGTGGTCGGATCGCGCGAGCGCGCGCCTCGGTTATCGCTTGCCGCTTGCGGTCAAACGCGGATATCACATGCACTACGCGCCGCAGGGAACGGCCCGCCTGCATCAGCCGGTGCTCGACGCGGAAAACGGCTACGTGCTGGCGCCCATGGCACGCGGCATCCGCTTAACGACGGGCGCGGAAATCGCCCACCTCGACGCGCCGAAAACGCCGACGCAGCTCGCCGCCGTCGAGCCGGCCGCCCGCGCGCTTTTTCCGTTGGGCAAACGTCTGGATGCCGAACCGTGGATGGGCCGGCGCCCCTGCACGCCGGACATGATGCCGATCATCGGGCCCGCGAAAAAGCACGACGGTTTATGGTTCGCGTTCGGTCACGCACATCATGGGCTCACGCTAGGTCCGATCACAGGACGCCTCGTCGCCGAAATGATGACCGGCGAAGCCACCGTCGTGGACCCGCGGCCGTTCAGCGTGGAGCGCTTCTAA
- a CDS encoding cache domain-containing protein translates to MKLKAKIVLLAIVPFLAAIASIELGVRQEATALAETQHATTQAAYMASKEVELKHYVELATTAIAPLYNAGQDNARDDAMLRTRALEILEKMDFGKDGYFFVYDMHGRSLMHPREPDLVGRDLWALRDPQGTLTIQQLLAAASRGGGYVRYLWHRPSTGKVASKLGYVVPLERWGWMIGTGIYLDDVDSTLAHIDEGAAANIDRTMKWIDAIAVAGLAVIALCALVLNVTEYRSADAKLKRLAQQVVESQENERARLSRELHDGISQMMVSVKLLLESALARFERSDVRVPAAEAALTTSLTRLGDTLREVRRISHALRPSMLDDLGAAAALEQLTRELSEQSGIEIGFTQIAHTHAAVLPDTVNTVLFRIAQEALTNIVRHAQASSAALALEVSNDAVTLTIADNGRGFDVAHAFVGRRSGVGLRNMRERLEALGGTLSLSSQAGHTLVTARVPLGSTEPTLPALQET, encoded by the coding sequence ATGAAACTCAAAGCAAAGATTGTCCTGCTGGCGATCGTGCCCTTTCTGGCCGCCATCGCCAGCATCGAACTCGGTGTGCGTCAGGAAGCCACAGCGCTTGCCGAGACGCAGCACGCGACCACGCAGGCTGCGTACATGGCGAGCAAGGAAGTCGAGCTCAAGCATTACGTCGAGCTCGCCACCACCGCGATCGCGCCGCTCTACAACGCCGGCCAGGACAATGCGCGCGACGACGCGATGCTGCGCACGCGCGCGCTGGAGATCCTGGAGAAAATGGACTTCGGCAAGGACGGCTACTTCTTCGTGTACGACATGCATGGCCGCTCGCTGATGCATCCGCGCGAGCCGGACCTCGTGGGGCGTGACCTGTGGGCGCTGCGCGACCCGCAAGGTACGCTGACGATCCAGCAACTGCTCGCCGCCGCTTCGCGCGGCGGCGGCTACGTGCGCTACCTGTGGCATCGTCCGTCGACCGGCAAGGTGGCGTCGAAACTCGGCTACGTGGTGCCGCTGGAGCGCTGGGGCTGGATGATCGGCACCGGTATCTATCTCGACGACGTGGATAGCACGCTCGCGCATATCGACGAAGGCGCGGCTGCCAACATCGATCGTACGATGAAATGGATCGACGCGATCGCCGTGGCGGGGCTCGCCGTGATCGCGCTGTGCGCGCTCGTGCTCAACGTCACCGAGTATCGCAGCGCGGACGCCAAGCTGAAGCGGCTTGCGCAGCAGGTGGTGGAGTCGCAGGAAAACGAACGGGCGCGGCTCTCGCGTGAACTGCACGACGGCATCAGCCAGATGATGGTCTCCGTCAAGCTGCTGCTCGAATCCGCGCTGGCGCGCTTCGAGCGCAGCGACGTGCGCGTGCCCGCGGCCGAGGCCGCGCTCACGACCAGCCTCACGCGCCTCGGCGACACGCTGCGCGAAGTGCGGCGCATTTCTCACGCGCTGCGTCCGTCGATGCTGGACGACCTCGGCGCGGCCGCCGCGCTCGAACAACTCACGCGCGAACTCAGCGAGCAGTCCGGTATCGAGATCGGCTTCACGCAGATCGCGCATACCCATGCCGCGGTTTTGCCGGACACGGTCAACACCGTCCTGTTCCGGATCGCGCAGGAAGCGCTGACGAATATCGTGCGGCACGCGCAGGCGTCGAGCGCGGCGTTAGCTTTGGAAGTGTCGAACGACGCCGTTACGCTCACCATTGCCGACAACGGACGCGGCTTCGACGTGGCGCACGCCTTCGTCGGCCGGCGCTCGGGCGTGGGCTTGCGCAATATGCGCGAACGGCTCGAAGCACTCGGCGGCACGTTGTCGCTCAGCTCACAAGCCGGCCACACCCTCGTCACCGCGCGCGTGCCGCTGGGCTCGACCGAGCCGACATTGCCGGCCTTGCAGGAAACCTGA
- a CDS encoding DUF3348 domain-containing protein, giving the protein MLQAPPRTALSGPALIRLLARLADADIPESRQSLSDRLSQWLGWTDAIALSSALNGNPPAVAAGGRVFGSAEEADYVRARSSLAKAITGDSVFAAARRHGHGHAHGHGQGHGAAHAPSRIAPTEPAADYAVFRQRYLALQQSMETGIGNLRGRLRAMLAARTPAMARLAVVDAVMERALSERERNLLAAVPGLLAGHFERLRAAEQAVLTAAEAEAAASGDSAGDATPVTPGAWLNLFRKDMQSVLLAELDIRLQPVEGLLAALRAS; this is encoded by the coding sequence ATGTTGCAAGCCCCCCCGCGCACCGCGCTCAGCGGCCCGGCGCTCATTCGCTTACTGGCTCGCCTCGCGGATGCCGACATTCCCGAATCCAGGCAATCGCTCTCGGACCGGCTTAGCCAATGGCTCGGCTGGACCGACGCCATTGCGCTGTCCTCGGCGCTGAACGGCAATCCGCCGGCTGTCGCGGCCGGCGGTCGAGTTTTCGGCAGCGCCGAAGAGGCGGACTATGTGCGCGCGCGCAGTTCGCTGGCGAAGGCGATCACGGGCGACAGCGTATTCGCTGCCGCGCGGCGCCATGGACACGGACACGCGCACGGGCACGGGCAGGGACACGGAGCTGCTCACGCGCCGTCGCGGATTGCGCCCACGGAGCCGGCGGCCGACTACGCGGTTTTTCGTCAGCGCTATCTCGCCCTCCAGCAGTCGATGGAAACGGGCATCGGCAATCTGCGCGGCCGTCTGCGAGCCATGCTGGCGGCCAGAACGCCCGCCATGGCGCGGCTCGCGGTGGTGGATGCGGTCATGGAGCGCGCCCTGAGCGAACGTGAGCGCAATCTGCTGGCTGCCGTGCCCGGGCTGCTCGCGGGGCACTTCGAGCGCTTGCGCGCGGCCGAGCAGGCGGTGCTTACCGCCGCCGAGGCCGAGGCTGCGGCCTCGGGTGACTCCGCAGGCGACGCAACGCCGGTCACGCCCGGCGCATGGCTGAACCTGTTCCGCAAGGATATGCAAAGCGTGTTGCTTGCCGAACTGGATATTCGTTTACAACCGGTCGAAGGGTTGCTCGCCGCCCTTCGCGCCAGCTAA
- a CDS encoding arylsulfatase gives MTTQRSQRPSLRLGMIGAAVASLVVLASCGDDNLPGPTPAPVVAQKRPNILYIMADDLGYSDIHAFGGEINTPNLDALVQSGRILTNHHTGAVCAITRSMLISGTDHHLVGEGTMGVPTDERKGLPGYEGYLNDRALSVAQLLKDGGYHTYMAGKWHIGSGIVGSTTGGGQTPDQWGFEHSYALLGGAATNHFAHEPANSQNYTEDGKYVQPGQPGQPGGTGGSPAVFYSTDFYTQRLISYIDSNKGDGKPFFAYAAYTSPHWPLQVPEPYLHNYAGKYDAGYDAIRNARIARQKALGIIPNDFVPYGGASETLVATAATANNGTVNAKYVSAVHSAAQGYTDYGPGTVNKTWASLSPAEKKAQARYMEIYAGMVENLDHNIGLLIQHLKDIGEYDNTFIMFQSDNGAEGWPIDSGADPTATDTANAADPIYSALGTDNGKQNAQRLQYGLRWAEVSATPFRLTKGYSGEGGVSTPLIVHLPGQTAQKPTLRDFTHVTDNTATFLAVAQVSPPTQAAPPLINTLTGVDQNKGKVVYNNRYVYPVTGQSLLPLLNDQATSAVHTASFGDEAYGRGYLRSADGRWKALWTEPPLGPVDGHWQLFDMSADRGETQDVSTQNPSVIDGLVQQWNNYMSSVGGVEPLRPRGYY, from the coding sequence ATGACAACACAACGATCGCAGCGCCCCTCTCTTCGTCTCGGCATGATCGGCGCCGCCGTGGCCAGCCTCGTCGTCCTCGCATCCTGCGGCGACGACAATCTGCCCGGCCCGACGCCCGCACCCGTTGTCGCGCAGAAACGACCGAACATTCTGTACATCATGGCCGACGACCTTGGCTATTCCGACATCCACGCGTTCGGCGGTGAAATCAACACGCCCAACCTCGACGCGTTGGTGCAATCGGGCCGCATCCTGACGAATCACCATACGGGCGCCGTCTGCGCGATCACGCGTTCCATGCTGATCTCGGGCACCGATCACCATCTGGTCGGCGAAGGCACCATGGGTGTGCCGACCGATGAGCGCAAAGGGCTGCCGGGTTACGAAGGCTATCTCAACGACCGCGCGCTCTCCGTTGCGCAATTGCTGAAGGACGGCGGTTATCACACGTACATGGCCGGCAAATGGCATATCGGTTCGGGCATTGTCGGCAGCACCACGGGCGGCGGACAGACGCCGGACCAATGGGGCTTCGAACACAGCTACGCGCTGCTCGGCGGCGCCGCGACCAACCACTTCGCGCATGAACCGGCGAACTCGCAGAACTACACCGAAGACGGCAAATACGTGCAGCCCGGCCAACCGGGACAACCGGGCGGCACGGGCGGCAGCCCCGCGGTGTTCTATTCGACCGACTTCTACACGCAGCGCCTGATCTCGTACATCGACTCGAACAAGGGCGACGGCAAACCGTTCTTCGCCTACGCGGCCTACACGTCGCCGCACTGGCCGCTGCAGGTGCCCGAACCTTATCTGCACAATTACGCCGGCAAATACGACGCCGGTTACGACGCGATCCGCAATGCACGCATTGCCCGACAAAAAGCACTCGGCATCATTCCGAACGACTTCGTGCCGTATGGCGGCGCATCGGAAACGCTCGTCGCCACCGCGGCCACCGCGAACAACGGCACGGTCAACGCGAAATACGTGAGCGCCGTGCATAGCGCCGCGCAAGGTTATACCGACTACGGCCCGGGCACGGTGAATAAGACGTGGGCAAGCCTCTCGCCCGCCGAGAAGAAGGCCCAGGCGCGTTATATGGAAATTTACGCAGGCATGGTCGAAAACCTCGACCACAACATCGGCCTGCTGATCCAGCATCTGAAGGATATCGGCGAGTACGACAACACGTTCATCATGTTCCAGTCGGATAACGGCGCGGAGGGCTGGCCGATCGACTCCGGCGCCGACCCGACCGCGACCGACACCGCCAACGCCGCCGACCCGATCTATTCGGCACTCGGCACCGACAACGGCAAGCAGAACGCGCAACGTCTGCAATACGGTTTGCGCTGGGCCGAAGTGAGCGCCACGCCGTTCCGGCTGACCAAGGGTTATTCGGGCGAAGGCGGCGTATCCACGCCGTTGATCGTGCATCTGCCGGGTCAGACCGCCCAGAAGCCGACACTGCGCGACTTCACGCACGTGACTGACAACACCGCGACCTTCCTCGCCGTAGCACAAGTGTCGCCGCCCACGCAGGCCGCGCCGCCGCTGATCAATACGCTGACCGGCGTCGACCAGAACAAGGGCAAGGTGGTCTACAACAATCGCTACGTGTATCCGGTGACCGGGCAATCGCTGCTGCCGCTGCTGAACGATCAGGCCACGAGCGCGGTGCACACCGCTTCGTTCGGCGACGAAGCGTATGGCCGCGGTTATCTGCGCAGCGCCGACGGCCGTTGGAAAGCGTTGTGGACCGAACCGCCCCTCGGCCCCGTGGACGGCCACTGGCAACTGTTCGATATGAGCGCCGACCGTGGCGAAACGCAGGACGTGTCGACGCAGAATCCTTCGGTCATCGACGGTCTCGTGCAGCAGTGGAACAACTATATGAGCAGCGTCGGCGGCGTCGAGCCCTTGCGTCCGCGCGGTTACTACTGA
- a CDS encoding LysR substrate-binding domain-containing protein produces MKIHQLRALVAIADAGSVRGAARLLNSSPAAVTQSLQYLEEAVRMQLVARTSSGVTLTECGQTLLAHARLIVAQMARAHQAVDSMRGDPNGRLSIAVTAWVAMTFLPEAVARFRERMPDIQLNVFEGLIAIANPRLRDGSLDIFVGRQTPGMTNCEFNYRPLFSSSLAIVARQDHPRANSRSLTDLLDLDWLVALDPETEGQAPYRMFLQHGLPAPRSIHFLHSLTVALPLIKRMDMVSIFPWPLIELCAAREGLCAIPVREQLDESMVGIITRAGQPSDAAAMCFIDCLIDTIRDESWSRTPDTLRATHSVEILV; encoded by the coding sequence ATGAAAATTCACCAGCTACGTGCGCTTGTCGCCATTGCGGACGCGGGCAGCGTCCGCGGGGCCGCGCGACTGCTCAATTCGTCACCCGCTGCAGTCACTCAAAGCCTTCAGTATCTGGAAGAAGCCGTACGAATGCAGCTCGTAGCCCGCACTTCGTCGGGCGTCACACTGACCGAATGCGGGCAGACGCTGCTCGCCCATGCGCGGCTTATCGTCGCGCAGATGGCGCGCGCGCATCAGGCCGTGGATTCAATGCGCGGCGATCCAAACGGGCGACTCTCGATTGCCGTAACGGCATGGGTTGCGATGACGTTTTTGCCGGAGGCGGTCGCGCGTTTTCGCGAAAGAATGCCGGACATCCAGCTGAACGTCTTCGAAGGCTTGATCGCCATCGCCAACCCGCGTTTGCGCGACGGCAGCCTCGACATCTTCGTCGGCAGGCAAACACCAGGGATGACTAACTGCGAGTTCAACTACCGGCCGCTGTTTTCTTCGAGCCTCGCCATCGTCGCGCGGCAGGATCATCCGCGCGCGAACAGCCGCTCACTGACCGATCTGCTCGATCTCGACTGGCTCGTCGCGCTCGACCCCGAAACCGAAGGGCAGGCGCCGTACCGGATGTTCCTGCAGCACGGCTTGCCCGCGCCGCGCAGTATTCACTTCCTTCACTCGTTGACCGTCGCCTTGCCGCTGATCAAGCGCATGGACATGGTCAGCATCTTTCCGTGGCCGCTCATCGAATTGTGCGCGGCCCGCGAAGGCTTATGCGCGATCCCCGTGCGGGAGCAGCTCGACGAGTCTATGGTCGGGATCATCACGCGCGCCGGTCAACCTTCGGACGCTGCGGCGATGTGTTTTATCGACTGCCTGATCGATACGATCCGCGACGAATCGTGGTCGCGAACGCCGGACACGCTGCGCGCGACGCATTCGGTGGAAATACTGGTTTAG
- a CDS encoding DUF3311 domain-containing protein yields the protein METSQPAGRSWLWLILLIPYIALLWLPFYNDTRPSFAGFPFFYWYQFLWVPLTSLLIYIVYRGVK from the coding sequence GTGGAGACCTCCCAACCTGCCGGCCGTTCATGGCTATGGCTGATCCTGCTGATCCCGTATATCGCGTTGTTGTGGCTGCCGTTCTATAACGACACGCGTCCGTCGTTCGCGGGCTTTCCGTTCTTCTACTGGTATCAGTTCTTGTGGGTGCCGTTGACCTCGCTACTGATTTACATCGTGTACCGAGGTGTCAAATGA
- a CDS encoding response regulator transcription factor, producing MNDTSPAIARLILVDDHPLVRDGLRARLEAVRNLEVVGEAGNAQEALALAASAEPHLVLMDVGMNGMNGIALAGMFHERFPAIRVLMLSMHDNLEYVTQAVRAGATGYVLKDSPATEIIQAIGAVLEGKQFFSAGLGARLIQASAMQAPVERLTPRERDILDALAEGLSSKQIAQRTDLSVRTVETHRLNLKRKLDIEGQAELIKFAVENRRTSR from the coding sequence ATGAACGACACCTCACCCGCTATCGCCCGTCTGATTCTCGTCGACGACCATCCGCTCGTGCGCGACGGTCTGCGCGCGCGGCTCGAAGCGGTGCGCAATCTCGAAGTCGTCGGCGAAGCCGGCAATGCGCAGGAAGCGCTCGCGCTCGCCGCGAGCGCGGAGCCGCATCTCGTGCTGATGGATGTCGGCATGAACGGGATGAACGGCATCGCGCTGGCCGGCATGTTTCACGAGCGCTTCCCGGCGATTCGCGTTCTCATGCTGTCGATGCACGACAACCTCGAATACGTGACCCAGGCGGTGCGCGCGGGCGCAACTGGCTATGTACTCAAGGACTCGCCCGCCACCGAAATCATTCAGGCAATCGGCGCGGTGCTCGAAGGTAAGCAGTTCTTTAGTGCGGGACTGGGCGCGCGCCTGATTCAGGCTTCGGCAATGCAGGCGCCCGTCGAACGGCTCACGCCGCGCGAGCGCGATATTCTCGATGCGCTTGCGGAAGGTTTGTCGAGTAAGCAGATCGCTCAACGCACCGATCTCTCCGTGCGTACGGTGGAAACGCATCGGCTGAACCTGAAACGCAAACTCGATATTGAAGGCCAGGCGGAGTTGATCAAGTTCGCGGTCGAGAACCGGCGCACGAGCCGGTAA